DNA sequence from the Streptomyces sp. MST-110588 genome:
CGTTCCACATTCGACCGTCGGGCTCAACCGATGCGCGTGGAGGCGAAACATGGCGACGGACAACGCGGCTCAAGTTTTCGACCTGCGTTTCGAGCACTTCGACGCGAACAAGGACGGCCGCATCGACCGCTCCGACTTCGAGCAAGAGGCGAACAGCCTGATCCGCGCCTTCGGCGCCGACCAGGACTCGCCGCGCGCTCTCGCCCTGAAGAACAGCTACCTGGCCGTCTACGAGTACATCGTGCGCAAGGCCGACGCGACGAGCGGCGTACTGCGCCGCGAGGAGTTCGTCGCGGCGTCGAAGGCCGCCATCACCGACCGCGGCGGCGCGGGATTCGGCGAGGTCCTGGCACCGTACGCACACGCCTGCGCCAACCTGTGCGACGCCGACGGCGACGGCGAGATCAGCCAGGACGAGTACAGCAAGTGGCTCACGGTCATCGGCGTCCCCAAGGAAGCCACGGCCGAGTCCTACCAGGCCATCGACACGGACAAGGACGGCAAGGTCTCCGTCGAGGAGTTCATGGCGGCGATCAGGAGCTACGTCCTGGGGCAGTCGAACATCGGGATGCTCGGCTAGGAACGCCTGCCGGCCCGCCACGGACACGGCGGCCGGACGTGTCGTGCCCGGCCACGCGGCCTGCGGGAACCTCCCACGACATGGGTGTTCCCGCAGGCCGTCACCGGCTTGCCGCCACCGGGCCCACCGTGCCGCACGTCGCGTGATCACGGCCGGCGGCCCTGATCCGTCACCACCGGAGGACGACGCCATGACCGCGACCACCATCGACGACCTGGTGAGCCGTATCCGCGACCACCGCTGCTACCACCACCCGATTTTCAAGCACTGGCAGGAAGCCGCGCCCGGCAGCACCGCTGTGGCGGCCCTGTTCCACCAGATCAGGAGTTTTTGCGACGCCACCCGCCCGGGCGGGAAATTCCCCCAGGCCCTGACCATGCACCGGCTTACCGCCGAGAGCGCGCTGCTCCAGGAAATCGTCGAGAGCGAGGAGAACCACGGCGCCGACCTCGCGACGATGGCGGGACACATCGTCAACCGCGCCGCGGGCCGGAGGGTTTTCACCGATGTCCACGACCAGAACCTGGTCGAGACCGGACTCAAGGAATGCTCCGACCGCATTCTCGAAAACCTGCCCGGATACGACCCGGAGACCGGACTGCTGGCGCAGACACGCCGGGCGCGTGCGGCCTTCGACGGCAGGCGACGGACCGACCGGGACGCCACCTTGCGAAACCTCGGAACGGCGCTGGCACTTGAGATGATCTCCAACCGGCACCTGATTCCCGGCTGGAAGGCCGCGCTGGTCGACTCCGGCCACTACGGCGTCACCCTCGAAAGCCGTGAAATGCACTACCTGCTTGAGCACTGGGGCGAGATCGGCGCGGAGGAACAACACGAGAAGAACGCGATCGCCGCCGTCGCATCCGTCCTGAATCCCACCACCGAGGCACTGATCACCGAGGGCGTGGACACATTCCTCGATTCTTTGGCTGCGCTGTGGGACGTGCTCGACGCCGCGCTGCTGGCATCCGGCTGCCCCGCGGACGATCTCATTTCCGCGTGAGCCGGCCGCCGGTGCAG
Encoded proteins:
- a CDS encoding EF-hand domain-containing protein, translated to MATDNAAQVFDLRFEHFDANKDGRIDRSDFEQEANSLIRAFGADQDSPRALALKNSYLAVYEYIVRKADATSGVLRREEFVAASKAAITDRGGAGFGEVLAPYAHACANLCDADGDGEISQDEYSKWLTVIGVPKEATAESYQAIDTDKDGKVSVEEFMAAIRSYVLGQSNIGMLG